The Micropterus dolomieu isolate WLL.071019.BEF.003 ecotype Adirondacks linkage group LG22, ASM2129224v1, whole genome shotgun sequence genome contains a region encoding:
- the gabarapl2 gene encoding gamma-aminobutyric acid receptor-associated protein-like 2, producing MKWMFKEDHSLEHRCVESAKIRNKYPDRVPVIVEKVSGSQIVDIDKRKYLVPSDITVAQFMWIIRKRIQLPSEKAIFLFVDKTVPQSSLTMGQLYDKEKDEDGFLYVAYSGENTFGYKAFYTTRG from the exons ATGAAATGGATGTTTAAAGAGGACCATTCCCTCG AGCACCGATGTGTGGAGTCAGCCAAAATACGCAACAAATACCCTGACAGAGTACCG GTGATAGTGGAGAAGGTTTCTGGCTCTCAGATAGTGGACATTGATAAGAGGAAGTACCTGGTGCCCTCTGACATCACAGTGGCCCAGTTCATGTGGATTATCAGGAAACGTATCCAGCTGCCTTCAGAGAAAGCCATCTTCCTCTTTGTCGACAAAACAGTCCCCCAATCCAG TCTGACTATGGGCCAGCTGTACGACAAGGAGAAGGACGAGGACGGCTTTCTGTACGTGGCCTACAGCGGAGAAAACACCTTTGGTTACAAGGCCTTTTATACAACACGGGGTTAA